TCATTCATCCACCTCTATATGCATTCAGGGATAGGACTATCCCGGCTTAAAAGTAATTCATTTGCCCTTTTCACAATCACATTGTAAATTGGTATGATAGGGATAACCGCCCAAGTAGGCGGATCAGTAGGGCCAAAGCTTCATTATACCCGAACGTATGGTCCTGACGAAAGCCCCCGAATTCATCCAGCATCGGCAGAAAACGGGCATTCACGCGAGATTTCGCAACTTTTTGGCATGATATCGTATAAGTTATATACTATAAAAAAAAATCAAATGAAAATGAGTTTTGGAACAAATGGGTGTTGAATCAAAAGGTTCAACTCTGACGGGACAGAGGAGGAGAAGTCATGAAACTGCTTCAGCGAATTAAGAACGGAGCAAACAAAGCAACAGAGCGTGCCCAGCACGCCGTTGAAATCGGAAAAATAAATAATCAGATTGTGGGCTTGCAGCAGGAACAGGAAGTCCATTTTACAGATATGGGTCGTATCTTCTATGAAGGTTATCGCGCACAGGACATGACGCGTGCCGAAAAAGAGATGGTGGATCTATCGGGATTGTGCGATGAATTGCAGGATGAGATCGATGGTCTGCGCAACAAGATTGCACAACTCAAAAATGAGCGCTTATGCGAGTGTGGACACGTCGCTTCACTGGATGCCAACTTCTGTCCGAAATGCGGACGCAAGTTGGGTGAATTCAAACCCGCAGCAGCATCTGTAGGGGCGACAAACCCTGCGAGACAGGAAGCAGCTGTGGCCCAAAGCCCGGAGGGACCAATCTATGATGCGCCAGCTGAAGAGGAACTGGAGGAAGCTGAGCCGTATCACACGGTAATTCCGTCCATTGCGGACCTGGAGACCGAATCCGAATATAACAGTACGGAATTTACCCAAGAGGAAAAGGAAGCGTTCGATGCCGAGTGGGAACGCCGTCGGGATGAAGAAATGCAACGGGAGCGCGAGCGCCAGCAGGAGCTGGATGAGCGCATTCGGTACTGGAAAGAAAATAATCCGATCGTGAACACGGTGGACGTACAGACGGAAGTGCCACGCGAAATGGTGAATTGTCAGATTTGTACAGCAGAGCTTCCCAAAGGTTCGAAATGGTGCCCACGCTGCGGAGCAGAACAGATTTGATGCAGTAGAAGCGCTGCCGAATCAATGTGTGGCAGCGCTGGTTGCTTACAGCATGGGGGGACGGGAATATGGACCAACTGCTGCATCATTTGCGTCATCTGGGGTTTACCGAGATGGAATCTAAAATTATGGTGGAACTCGCTCGCCAAGGCTCAGCCTCGGGATATGAGGTTGCGAAAAGGCTGGGTGTGTCCCGTTCCAATGTATATGCCACCCTGCAACGGCTGGAACAGCGGGGATTCCTGCGTTGCAGCGCAGGCGAGCCTGCGAAATACAGTGTCTTGAAGCCTGAGGAGATGACAAGTATGATCTCCGGTCAGATGCGTGCATCCCTTGAATATGTGCAGAGCAGTATGCCGCAGCATGAGCCGGAGAAGCCGGTCTTTTACAATATTGAAGGCGACAAAAATGTATTTGAGAATCTAAGCCGTGAACTGGCTGAGGCCAAACATGAGATTGTGGTGGACGTATGGCGTGAGGAAGCAGAGTTGTTACGTGCAGACTTGCAACGTGCTGAAGACCGAGGTGTGCGCCTGTTATGGTCATGTGATGGTGGAGAGGGTATTATGGATCAGCCCGCTCCTTGGCCTGGTTTGCCTTCATACGGAGCAGGGAATGGCCGGAAGTTCTCTTTAGTGGTAGATCGTCGTTGGTGCATGTTAGGGATGCGCGGAGAATCTTGCGCCACTCAGGCGATGGTGACAGAACATCCGGTCATGACCGGACTGCTGTTGAATCATTTTGCTCAGGAATTGGTGTTGTATGAACTGGAGCAGGACATGGGGGAGGAACTGGAGTCTCGATACGGGCCTCGATACCAAAACCTGTCAGCACGTTATTGGTCAGTACCTTCAGATATCCTATGAACTCCAAAATACATGCTTAAAGGAAGCAGGCGTTGCCATGAGGCAGACGCCTCTTCTTGCTAGTTAACAGAAGCAGTGATGTTCATCACAGCAAATGTTCCCTGTTGAGCTAATGTAATAGGGTATGAATTCATGCTATTTTTGAGAAAATGAAGCTATGAACGTAACTTCATCATAGGCAAAATTGGTTAGTTTTTGGGCACGTGAACTAACGCTTCAAGTACATCGATATAATATTCCGTACCGTGTGGCACGAACTCGGCTGCTCTAATCTCGCGCATGTGACGTGTTTGAACGTGAAGAGGAACAGAGCTACTATTTGCCTGATCCACCTGATTGGACGCTGACTGCACGGCTTGCACTCCCGCGGCTTGAATCACATGAGTTTCGCCACGGAACAAGGCAATCAAGTCATCCAAAGGCACTTCGTATAAGCTGTCGACTTCGCTTACCTGCAAGGTATAGGCTTCTAGAGGCTGGTTCAAGCACAGTCCAAAGACGGAGCTGAATTCCCGATCGATAAAAGGTACACCGCGAACCTGCCCTTCAAGTTGCTGTCTTGCTGTCAACAGGTAGGTCAGCGTTTCAAAAGGTGCTTGCACGCCCAGTTCTTCCTCCAGCTCACGACTGGCTTCATGCAGCTGTTCGCCGGCTGTGAGATGCCCTGCTGCGGTAATGTCGTAACATCCGGGGAAGGTATCCTTGATATCCCGTCTTCGCTGAAATAGAACCAACCGCTGTGAGCCTTCGTCCCGCACGATCCAGCAGTGGAATGAACGGTGCCAGAATCCCTTGGCATGAACCACGCTGCGCAGCTCTGTACCTATCCAATTTTGCTGATTGTCGTAAAT
This window of the Paenibacillus marchantiae genome carries:
- a CDS encoding zinc ribbon domain-containing protein, producing the protein MKLLQRIKNGANKATERAQHAVEIGKINNQIVGLQQEQEVHFTDMGRIFYEGYRAQDMTRAEKEMVDLSGLCDELQDEIDGLRNKIAQLKNERLCECGHVASLDANFCPKCGRKLGEFKPAAASVGATNPARQEAAVAQSPEGPIYDAPAEEELEEAEPYHTVIPSIADLETESEYNSTEFTQEEKEAFDAEWERRRDEEMQRERERQQELDERIRYWKENNPIVNTVDVQTEVPREMVNCQICTAELPKGSKWCPRCGAEQI
- a CDS encoding TrmB family transcriptional regulator, translating into MDQLLHHLRHLGFTEMESKIMVELARQGSASGYEVAKRLGVSRSNVYATLQRLEQRGFLRCSAGEPAKYSVLKPEEMTSMISGQMRASLEYVQSSMPQHEPEKPVFYNIEGDKNVFENLSRELAEAKHEIVVDVWREEAELLRADLQRAEDRGVRLLWSCDGGEGIMDQPAPWPGLPSYGAGNGRKFSLVVDRRWCMLGMRGESCATQAMVTEHPVMTGLLLNHFAQELVLYELEQDMGEELESRYGPRYQNLSARYWSVPSDIL
- a CDS encoding NUDIX hydrolase, with the translated sequence MTPERFDIYDNQQNWIGTELRSVVHAKGFWHRSFHCWIVRDEGSQRLVLFQRRRDIKDTFPGCYDITAAGHLTAGEQLHEASRELEEELGVQAPFETLTYLLTARQQLEGQVRGVPFIDREFSSVFGLCLNQPLEAYTLQVSEVDSLYEVPLDDLIALFRGETHVIQAAGVQAVQSASNQVDQANSSSVPLHVQTRHMREIRAAEFVPHGTEYYIDVLEALVHVPKN